Proteins co-encoded in one Cupriavidus nantongensis genomic window:
- the cobA gene encoding uroporphyrinogen-III C-methyltransferase, which translates to MGKQAQKTFGKVYLIGAGPGAADLITVRGARLLGEAQVVLHDALVSPEMLAWCPQAELVEVGKRCGQRSTAQLFINRQIVDLASKYERVVRLKGGDPMLFGRADEELQALEAAGIEYEVVPGITAALAAASAIGKPLTKRGVSRSVAFATQAKAADGEGSADIEAAVKADTLVYYMGRDQAASIAAQLIAHGKPASTPAWVVEAATTPQQRSREFTLGQMAAGEAAAWIDPVQPSLLMIGAALAARASEVAKRAADTMTVRAA; encoded by the coding sequence ATGGGCAAGCAGGCACAGAAGACTTTCGGCAAGGTGTACCTGATCGGGGCAGGCCCCGGTGCGGCAGACCTCATTACGGTGCGTGGTGCACGGCTTTTGGGCGAAGCCCAAGTGGTGCTGCACGACGCGCTGGTGTCGCCGGAGATGCTGGCCTGGTGTCCGCAGGCCGAGCTGGTCGAAGTCGGCAAGCGCTGCGGCCAGCGCTCGACCGCGCAGCTGTTTATCAACCGCCAGATCGTCGACCTCGCCAGCAAGTACGAACGCGTGGTGCGGCTGAAGGGCGGCGACCCGATGCTGTTCGGCCGCGCCGACGAGGAGCTGCAGGCGCTGGAAGCGGCCGGCATCGAGTACGAGGTGGTGCCCGGCATCACCGCCGCGCTGGCCGCCGCTTCGGCCATCGGCAAGCCGCTGACCAAGCGCGGCGTGTCGCGCAGCGTGGCCTTTGCCACGCAGGCCAAGGCCGCGGACGGCGAGGGCTCGGCCGATATCGAAGCCGCGGTCAAGGCCGACACGCTGGTCTACTACATGGGCCGCGACCAGGCCGCATCGATCGCCGCGCAGCTGATCGCGCACGGCAAGCCCGCGTCGACGCCGGCCTGGGTGGTGGAAGCCGCCACCACGCCGCAACAGCGCAGCCGCGAGTTCACGCTCGGCCAGATGGCGGCGGGTGAAGCGGCGGCGTGGATCGATCCGGTGCAGCCCAGCCTGCTGATGATCGGCGCCGCGCTGGCCGCGCGGGCTTCTGAAGTGGCCAAAAGGGCGGCCGACACGATGACTGTCAGGGCGGCCTGA
- a CDS encoding sulfate adenylyltransferase subunit 1, which translates to MTHQATHQGLLRFITAGSVDDGKSTLIGRLLYDSKAVLSDQLTALANAKNKRTAGEQIDFSLLTDGLEAEREQGITIDVAYRYFSTARRKFIIADTPGHEQYTRNMVTGASTADAAIVLVDATRVTVTDGRAELLAQTKRHSAILKLLEIRHVIVAVNKMDLVDYSEQTFNEIRAAYAELAGQLGLTDVRYVPVSALRGDNIVHESEAMPWYQGEPLLPLLEDLPVEEAAPEDDAALRFPVQLVIRQDGSQSDDFRGYAGRVEAGTVRVGQKLRVLPANREAVVAEVLTPNGAAESANVGDTVTVRLAEDVDVSRGDMFVAADAGTASAKKLQADLCWFDDESLNPARKYVLKHTTASVFARVSAVDRVLDVHTLSHETGRHEIRLNDIGSVQISLQKPIVCDAYGDNPATGAFVLIDEATNHTVAAGMIRAFS; encoded by the coding sequence ATGACTCACCAAGCAACCCACCAAGGCCTGCTGCGCTTCATCACCGCGGGCTCGGTCGACGACGGCAAGAGCACGCTGATCGGCCGCCTGCTGTACGACAGCAAGGCCGTGCTGTCCGACCAGCTGACTGCGCTGGCCAATGCCAAGAACAAGCGCACCGCCGGCGAGCAGATCGACTTCTCGCTGCTGACCGATGGCCTGGAGGCCGAGCGCGAGCAGGGCATCACCATCGACGTGGCCTACCGCTACTTCTCGACCGCGCGCCGCAAGTTCATCATCGCGGATACGCCCGGCCACGAGCAGTACACCCGCAACATGGTCACCGGCGCCTCGACCGCCGATGCGGCGATCGTGCTGGTCGATGCCACGCGCGTGACCGTCACCGACGGCCGCGCCGAGCTGCTGGCGCAGACCAAGCGCCACTCGGCGATCCTCAAGCTGCTGGAAATCCGGCACGTGATCGTCGCCGTCAACAAGATGGACCTGGTCGACTACAGCGAGCAGACCTTCAACGAGATCCGCGCCGCCTACGCCGAACTGGCCGGGCAGCTGGGCCTGACGGACGTGCGCTACGTACCGGTGTCGGCGCTGCGCGGCGACAACATCGTGCACGAGAGCGAGGCGATGCCGTGGTACCAGGGCGAGCCGCTGCTGCCGCTGCTGGAAGACCTGCCGGTGGAAGAAGCCGCGCCCGAGGACGACGCCGCGCTGCGCTTCCCGGTGCAGCTGGTGATCCGCCAGGACGGTTCGCAGTCGGACGACTTCCGCGGCTACGCCGGCCGCGTCGAAGCGGGCACCGTGCGCGTCGGCCAGAAGCTGCGCGTGCTGCCGGCCAACCGCGAAGCCGTGGTCGCCGAAGTGCTGACGCCCAACGGCGCGGCCGAATCCGCCAACGTCGGCGACACCGTCACCGTGCGCCTGGCCGAGGACGTCGATGTATCACGCGGTGACATGTTCGTTGCCGCCGACGCGGGCACGGCTTCCGCGAAGAAGCTGCAGGCCGACCTGTGCTGGTTCGACGACGAGTCGCTGAACCCGGCGCGCAAGTACGTGCTCAAGCACACCACGGCGAGCGTATTCGCGCGCGTGTCGGCGGTGGACCGCGTGCTGGACGTGCATACGCTGTCGCACGAGACCGGCCGCCACGAGATCCGCCTGAACGATATCGGCTCGGTGCAGATCTCGCTGCAGAAGCCGATCGTGTGCGACGCCTACGGCGATAATCCGGCCACGGGCGCGTTCGTGCTGATCGACGAGGCGACCAACCACACGGTGGCCGCGGGCATGATCCGTGCGTTCTCCTGA
- the cysD gene encoding sulfate adenylyltransferase subunit CysD: MGIMNDIAEATSGVAHLLQVQNDHLDRLEAESIYIIREVVAECRNPALLFSGGKDSIVMLHLALKAFRLGERKIELPFPLVHIDTGHNYPEVIAFRDQRVAELGARLVVGHVEDSIKRGTVRLRKDTDSRNAAQAVTLLETIGEHQFDALMGGARRDEEKARAKERIFSFRDEFGQWDPKAQRPELWSLYNARMAPGEQMRVFPISNWTELDVWQYIAREKLALPPIYYAHQREVVRKNGLLVPVTPITPKQDGDVSEVLSVRFRTVGDISCTCPVASVADSPEAIIAETAVTEITERGATRMDDQTSEASMERRKKEGYF, translated from the coding sequence ATGGGCATCATGAACGACATCGCAGAAGCCACCTCGGGCGTGGCGCACCTGTTGCAGGTACAGAACGACCATCTCGACCGCCTCGAGGCGGAATCGATCTACATCATCCGCGAGGTGGTGGCCGAGTGCCGCAACCCGGCGCTGCTGTTCTCCGGCGGCAAGGATTCGATCGTGATGCTGCACCTGGCGCTGAAGGCGTTCCGCCTGGGCGAGCGCAAGATCGAGCTGCCGTTCCCGCTGGTGCATATCGACACCGGCCACAACTATCCGGAAGTGATCGCGTTCCGCGACCAGCGCGTGGCTGAGCTCGGTGCGCGGCTGGTGGTCGGCCATGTCGAGGACTCGATCAAGCGCGGCACCGTGCGCCTGCGCAAGGATACCGATTCGCGCAACGCGGCGCAGGCCGTGACGCTGCTCGAAACCATCGGCGAGCACCAGTTCGACGCGCTGATGGGCGGCGCCCGCCGCGACGAAGAGAAGGCGCGTGCCAAGGAACGCATCTTCTCGTTCCGCGACGAGTTCGGCCAGTGGGATCCCAAGGCCCAGCGCCCCGAGCTGTGGAGCCTGTACAACGCCCGCATGGCGCCAGGCGAGCAGATGCGCGTGTTCCCGATCTCGAACTGGACCGAGCTCGACGTGTGGCAGTACATCGCCCGCGAAAAGCTGGCGCTGCCGCCGATCTACTACGCGCACCAGCGCGAAGTGGTGCGCAAGAACGGCCTGCTGGTGCCGGTCACGCCGATCACGCCCAAGCAGGACGGCGATGTCAGCGAGGTGCTGTCGGTGCGCTTCCGCACCGTCGGCGACATCAGCTGCACCTGCCCGGTGGCCAGCGTTGCCGATTCGCCCGAAGCGATCATCGCCGAGACCGCGGTGACCGAGATCACCGAGCGCGGCGCCACCCGCATGGACGACCAGACCAGCGAAGCCTCGATGGAGCGCCGCAAGAAGGAAGGCTACTTCTAA
- a CDS encoding phosphoadenylyl-sulfate reductase — MSTVLSEIPVVEAGAASALRPPALWVAPEYTGSIEALEQKERELAERLAGIAGRFFRARFASSLAAEDMVLTDAILRGSEAVRAGIRVFTLQTGRLHAETLAVLDKVQAHYGYTIEQFTPDAEAVENYLKKHGLNGFYDSIDARKSCCGIRKVEPLNRALSHADAWLTGQRREQAVTRAELPFEELDEARGIPKFNPLADWSEAEVWAYLKRHQVPLNDLHAKGYPSIGCEPCTRAVRAGEDVRAGRWWWESKDSKECGLHEQNIKH, encoded by the coding sequence ATGAGCACCGTGCTGAGCGAAATCCCCGTGGTCGAGGCCGGCGCGGCATCCGCGCTGCGGCCGCCCGCGCTGTGGGTCGCGCCCGAGTACACCGGCAGCATCGAAGCGCTGGAGCAGAAGGAGCGCGAGCTGGCCGAGCGCCTCGCAGGCATCGCCGGCCGCTTCTTTCGCGCGCGCTTTGCCTCGAGCCTGGCTGCCGAGGACATGGTGCTGACCGACGCGATCCTGCGCGGCAGCGAAGCCGTGCGCGCGGGCATCCGCGTGTTCACGCTGCAGACCGGGCGCCTGCACGCCGAAACCCTGGCGGTGCTGGACAAGGTGCAGGCGCACTACGGCTACACCATCGAGCAGTTCACGCCGGATGCCGAGGCGGTCGAGAACTACCTGAAGAAGCACGGGCTAAACGGCTTCTATGACAGCATCGACGCGCGCAAGTCATGCTGCGGCATCCGCAAGGTCGAGCCGCTCAACCGCGCGCTGTCGCACGCCGACGCCTGGCTGACCGGCCAGCGCCGCGAGCAGGCCGTGACCCGCGCCGAGCTGCCGTTCGAAGAACTGGACGAAGCCCGCGGCATCCCCAAGTTCAACCCGCTGGCGGACTGGAGCGAGGCTGAAGTGTGGGCCTACCTGAAGCGCCACCAGGTGCCGCTCAACGACCTGCACGCCAAGGGCTATCCCAGCATCGGCTGCGAGCCGTGTACGCGCGCGGTACGCGCGGGCGAGGACGTGCGCGCGGGACGTTGGTGGTGGGAGTCCAAGGACTCGAAAGAGTGCGGGCTGCACGAACAGAACATCAAGCATTGA
- a CDS encoding DUF934 domain-containing protein: protein MAKIIQLQRQDATGSANVTPVIVEDNWTVLRATEEQPLTEERITAAVQSQDAVLFPLSVWKANEALLAGRDAARTGVWLAPEDEPGDAAAYFERVSLVAVDFPVFRDGRGFSTAYLLRTRYQWQGQLRAIGDVLRDQLNFMKRCGFDAFAVRADKSIDDAIKGFTEFTVTYQASVDEPLPLFRRARAEVGAQPKETA, encoded by the coding sequence ATGGCAAAGATCATTCAACTGCAACGCCAGGATGCAACCGGCAGTGCCAACGTCACCCCGGTGATCGTCGAAGACAACTGGACCGTGCTGCGTGCCACGGAAGAGCAGCCGCTGACCGAAGAGCGCATCACCGCTGCCGTGCAAAGCCAGGATGCTGTCCTGTTCCCGCTGTCGGTGTGGAAGGCCAATGAAGCGCTGCTGGCCGGCCGCGATGCGGCCCGCACCGGCGTGTGGCTGGCGCCGGAAGACGAGCCGGGCGATGCCGCCGCATACTTCGAGCGGGTCTCGCTGGTGGCGGTCGACTTCCCGGTGTTCCGCGACGGTCGCGGCTTCTCCACCGCCTACCTGCTGCGCACCCGCTACCAGTGGCAAGGGCAGCTGCGCGCGATTGGCGACGTGCTGCGCGACCAGCTCAACTTCATGAAGCGCTGCGGCTTCGATGCCTTCGCGGTGCGTGCGGACAAGAGCATCGACGACGCGATCAAGGGCTTTACCGAGTTCACCGTGACCTACCAGGCGTCGGTCGACGAGCCGCTGCCGCTGTTCCGCCGCGCGCGCGCCGAGGTCGGTGCGCAGCCGAAGGAAACGGCATGA
- a CDS encoding nitrite/sulfite reductase, with translation MYQYDQYDQRIVAERVAQFRDQVRRRLSDELTEEEFLPLRLQNGLYMQRHAYMLRVAIPYGLLSSKQLRKLAHIAREYDRGYGHFSTRQNIQYNWMELERVPDVLAELASVEMHAIQTSGNCVRNITTDHFAGVAPDESVDPRVLAELLRQWSTFQPEFAFLPRKFKIAISASKDDRAVVQMHDIGVYAYKNADGETRLRILAGGGLGRTPILGTIIKDDLPWQHMLTYIESAIRVYNRYGRRDNKYKARIKILVKAIGADKFAQEVEEEWQHSKDGPATLTQAEFDRVAQYFTPPAYEKLADTDASYEKHLLEDKAFARWVSRSVHGHKVPGYAAVTLSTKPGVASPPGDATDAQMEAVADLADQFGFGELRVAHEQNLVLPDVKKQDLYALWQLAKKAGLATPNIGLLTDIIACPGGDFCSLANAKSIPIAQAIQDRFDDLDYVYDLGEISLNISGCINACGHHHVGNIGVLGVDKDGSEWYQVTLGGAQGNQTALGKVIGPSFSAEEMPDVVSRIIDTFVANRIEDERFIETLSRIGIAPFKERVYADKQPRERAEA, from the coding sequence ATGTATCAGTACGACCAATATGACCAGCGCATCGTCGCCGAGCGCGTCGCCCAGTTCCGTGACCAGGTGCGCCGCCGCCTGTCGGACGAGCTGACCGAGGAAGAATTCCTGCCGCTGCGGCTGCAGAACGGCCTGTACATGCAGCGTCACGCCTACATGCTGCGCGTGGCGATCCCGTACGGCCTGCTGTCGTCGAAGCAGCTGCGCAAGCTGGCCCATATCGCGCGCGAATACGACCGCGGCTACGGTCATTTCTCGACCCGCCAGAACATCCAGTACAACTGGATGGAACTGGAGCGCGTGCCCGACGTGCTGGCCGAGCTGGCCAGCGTCGAGATGCATGCGATCCAGACCTCGGGCAACTGCGTGCGCAACATCACCACCGACCACTTCGCCGGCGTGGCGCCGGACGAGTCGGTGGACCCGCGCGTGCTGGCCGAGCTGCTGCGCCAGTGGAGCACGTTCCAGCCGGAATTCGCCTTCCTGCCGCGCAAGTTCAAGATCGCGATCTCGGCTTCGAAGGACGACCGCGCCGTGGTGCAGATGCACGACATCGGCGTCTACGCCTACAAGAATGCCGACGGCGAAACGCGCCTGCGCATCCTGGCCGGCGGCGGCCTCGGCCGTACCCCGATCCTGGGCACGATCATCAAGGACGACCTGCCGTGGCAGCACATGCTGACCTACATCGAGTCGGCGATCCGCGTGTACAACCGCTATGGCCGCCGCGACAACAAGTACAAGGCCCGCATCAAGATCCTGGTGAAGGCCATCGGCGCCGACAAGTTCGCGCAGGAAGTCGAGGAAGAATGGCAGCACAGCAAGGACGGCCCGGCCACGCTGACGCAGGCCGAGTTCGACCGCGTGGCGCAGTACTTTACGCCGCCGGCGTATGAAAAGCTGGCCGATACCGACGCCTCGTACGAAAAGCACCTGCTCGAGGACAAGGCCTTCGCGCGCTGGGTCAGCCGCAGCGTGCACGGCCACAAGGTGCCCGGCTACGCCGCAGTGACGCTGTCGACCAAGCCGGGCGTGGCTTCGCCCCCGGGAGACGCCACCGATGCGCAGATGGAAGCCGTGGCGGACCTGGCCGACCAGTTCGGCTTCGGCGAGCTGCGCGTCGCGCACGAGCAGAACCTGGTGCTGCCTGACGTGAAGAAGCAGGACCTGTACGCGCTGTGGCAGCTGGCGAAGAAGGCCGGCCTGGCGACGCCCAACATCGGCCTGCTGACCGACATCATCGCCTGCCCCGGCGGCGACTTCTGCTCGCTCGCCAACGCCAAGTCGATCCCGATCGCGCAGGCGATCCAGGACCGCTTCGACGACCTCGACTACGTCTACGACCTGGGCGAGATCTCGCTGAACATCTCAGGCTGCATCAACGCCTGCGGCCATCACCACGTCGGCAATATCGGCGTGCTGGGCGTCGACAAGGACGGGTCCGAGTGGTACCAGGTCACGCTGGGCGGTGCGCAGGGCAACCAGACCGCGCTCGGCAAGGTGATCGGCCCGTCGTTCAGCGCCGAGGAAATGCCCGACGTGGTGAGCCGCATCATCGACACCTTCGTCGCCAACCGCATCGAGGACGAACGCTTTATCGAAACCCTGTCCCGCATTGGCATCGCCCCGTTCAAGGAGCGTGTCTACGCAGACAAGCAGCCGCGCGAGCGCGCCGAAGCCTGA
- a CDS encoding sulfite exporter TauE/SafE family protein: MSLAYTVSGLFVGVLVGLTGVGGGSLMTPLLTLLFGFSPATAVGTDLAFAAITKGFGTIAHRAHGHVQWQVVRRLCIGSLPAAVAAILVLKSAGELDGRWLHAIRVTIGVSVLLTVLSLLFRRQMLAWLERNPRFQLHGRRQVVATIIVGAVIGVLVTVSSIGAGAVGATLILLLYPHMKPAEVAGTDIAYAVPLTALAGLGHVWLGTVDWNLLLALLVGSIPGIWLGAQLSRALPERLVRAALATTLTLVAIKLVS; the protein is encoded by the coding sequence ATGTCCCTGGCCTATACCGTTTCCGGTCTGTTCGTAGGCGTCCTCGTCGGCCTGACCGGCGTGGGAGGGGGCTCGCTGATGACGCCGCTGCTGACGCTGCTGTTCGGCTTCTCGCCGGCCACCGCGGTCGGCACCGACCTGGCCTTCGCCGCCATTACCAAGGGTTTCGGCACCATCGCGCATCGCGCCCACGGCCACGTGCAGTGGCAGGTGGTGCGGCGCCTTTGCATCGGCAGCCTGCCGGCGGCGGTGGCCGCCATCCTGGTACTGAAGAGCGCCGGCGAACTCGACGGCCGGTGGCTGCATGCGATCCGCGTAACCATCGGCGTGTCGGTGCTGCTGACGGTGCTGTCGCTGCTGTTCCGCCGCCAGATGCTGGCCTGGCTGGAACGCAACCCGCGCTTCCAGCTGCATGGCCGCAGGCAGGTGGTTGCCACCATCATCGTCGGCGCGGTGATCGGAGTGCTGGTCACGGTCTCGTCGATCGGCGCCGGCGCGGTCGGCGCCACGCTGATCCTGCTGCTGTATCCCCACATGAAGCCGGCCGAAGTGGCCGGCACCGACATTGCCTACGCCGTCCCGCTGACGGCGCTGGCCGGGCTGGGCCACGTATGGCTCGGCACCGTCGACTGGAATTTGCTGCTGGCGCTGCTGGTGGGTTCGATCCCCGGCATCTGGCTGGGCGCGCAACTGTCGCGGGCGCTGCCCGAGCGGCTGGTGCGCGCCGCCCTGGCGACGACGCTGACGCTCGTCGCCATCAAGCTCGTCTCCTGA
- a CDS encoding CysB family HTH-type transcriptional regulator encodes MNLHQFRFVREAVRQNYNLTEAAKALYTSQPGVSKAIIELEEELGVDIFTRHGKRIRSLTEPGRRILTSVEKILQEVESLKRVGMDYAAQDQGNFTIATTHTQARYALPRVISEFTKRYPKVRLSIQQGNPAQIADMLLHDQADIGIATEGISSDKNLVSLPGYQWTHMVITPPEHPLLDKKHLALEDLMDYPLITYDANFAGRTKIDKAFALRHLVPDIVLEAIDADVIKTYVEIGLGVGIVAGVAYDAERDRNLRGIAAGHLFGSNVTHLAVKQGAYLRSFVYTFIELFSPTLNRKLVEQAMSGEHEAYEL; translated from the coding sequence ATGAACTTGCACCAGTTTCGCTTCGTGCGGGAAGCCGTCCGGCAGAACTACAACCTGACCGAGGCCGCTAAAGCGCTCTATACATCACAGCCCGGCGTATCCAAGGCCATCATCGAGCTGGAAGAAGAACTGGGCGTCGATATCTTCACGCGCCACGGCAAGCGGATCCGCAGCCTGACCGAGCCTGGCCGCCGCATCCTCACCTCGGTCGAGAAGATCCTGCAGGAGGTGGAAAGCCTGAAACGCGTCGGCATGGACTATGCGGCACAGGACCAGGGCAACTTCACCATCGCCACCACGCACACGCAGGCGCGCTATGCGCTGCCGCGCGTGATCAGCGAGTTCACCAAGCGCTATCCCAAGGTGCGGCTGTCGATCCAGCAGGGCAACCCGGCCCAGATCGCCGACATGCTGCTGCATGACCAGGCCGATATCGGCATCGCCACCGAAGGCATCTCCAGCGACAAGAACCTGGTGTCGCTGCCGGGCTACCAGTGGACCCATATGGTGATTACGCCGCCCGAGCACCCGCTGCTGGACAAGAAGCACCTGGCGCTGGAAGACCTGATGGACTACCCGCTGATCACCTACGATGCCAACTTCGCCGGGCGCACCAAGATCGACAAGGCCTTCGCGCTGCGCCACCTGGTGCCCGACATCGTGCTCGAGGCCATCGACGCGGACGTGATCAAGACCTACGTGGAAATCGGGCTGGGCGTGGGCATCGTCGCCGGCGTCGCCTATGATGCCGAGCGCGACCGCAACCTGCGCGGGATTGCCGCCGGGCACCTGTTCGGCAGCAATGTGACCCACCTGGCAGTCAAGCAGGGGGCCTACCTGCGCAGCTTTGTCTACACCTTCATCGAACTGTTCTCGCCGACGCTCAACCGCAAGCTGGTCGAGCAGGCCATGTCCGGCGAACACGAAGCCTACGAACTCTGA
- a CDS encoding methyltransferase has product MSDLPRIHWTENGVEHSAAWRSEAGLPPPRRVVVADDTTSADSAYRLACEGTALLWRGDFQNARQLLNALARRTERKPKKASRPGHKARDKGQAASPTEAFHLHRLAQSQRARTLGMLLLPFEAGHQIPLRRAPDVHEACEQVYGPASEPYVASLRELLGMIGAFEWRRKGVEIPALEDRIHPWYGVFSPVRGEYIDLVAAEPLPAKTLAFDIGTGTGVLAAVLARRGVQRVVATDQDPRALACARDNIARLGYAAQVEVIEADLFPAGRAPLVVCNPPWVPARPSSPVERAVYDPDSAMLRGFLQGLADHLEPGGEGWLLLSDLAEHLGLRQRDELAGWIEAAGLKVLGRSDIRPRHPRATDAADPLHAARSAEVTSLWRLGVR; this is encoded by the coding sequence GTGAGCGACCTGCCCCGCATCCACTGGACCGAAAACGGCGTCGAGCACAGCGCCGCCTGGCGCTCCGAGGCCGGCCTGCCGCCGCCGCGGCGCGTGGTCGTCGCCGACGACACCACCAGCGCCGACAGCGCCTACCGCCTTGCCTGCGAAGGGACCGCGCTGCTGTGGCGGGGCGATTTCCAGAACGCGCGCCAGCTGCTGAACGCGCTGGCCCGCCGCACCGAGCGCAAGCCCAAGAAGGCGAGCCGCCCTGGGCACAAGGCCCGGGACAAGGGCCAGGCCGCGTCGCCCACCGAAGCCTTCCACCTGCACCGGCTGGCGCAGTCGCAGCGCGCGCGCACGCTCGGCATGCTGCTGCTGCCGTTCGAGGCCGGCCACCAGATCCCGCTGCGCCGCGCGCCCGATGTGCACGAAGCGTGCGAACAGGTCTACGGCCCGGCCAGCGAGCCCTACGTGGCCTCGCTGCGCGAGCTGCTGGGCATGATCGGCGCGTTCGAGTGGCGCAGGAAGGGCGTCGAGATCCCGGCGCTGGAAGACCGCATCCACCCGTGGTACGGCGTGTTCTCGCCGGTGCGCGGCGAGTACATCGACCTGGTCGCGGCCGAGCCGCTGCCGGCCAAGACGCTGGCCTTCGATATCGGCACCGGCACCGGCGTGCTGGCCGCGGTGCTGGCCCGGCGCGGCGTGCAGCGCGTGGTGGCGACCGACCAGGACCCGCGCGCGCTGGCTTGCGCGCGCGACAACATCGCCCGGCTCGGCTACGCCGCACAGGTCGAGGTGATCGAGGCCGACCTGTTCCCCGCCGGCCGGGCGCCGCTGGTGGTTTGCAACCCGCCGTGGGTGCCGGCACGGCCCAGCTCGCCGGTCGAGCGCGCCGTCTATGACCCCGACAGCGCCATGCTGCGCGGCTTCCTGCAAGGGCTGGCCGATCACCTCGAACCCGGTGGCGAGGGCTGGCTGCTGCTGTCCGACCTGGCCGAGCACCTTGGCCTGCGCCAGCGCGACGAACTGGCGGGCTGGATCGAGGCGGCCGGGCTGAAGGTGCTGGGCCGCTCCGACATCCGCCCGCGCCACCCGCGCGCGACCGATGCTGCCGACCCGCTGCACGCGGCGCGCTCGGCCGAAGTGACCTCGCTCTGGCGCCTGGGCGTGCGCTGA
- a CDS encoding ABC transporter substrate-binding protein: MLKLPLRPLLLAGAMFLAGAAHADIRVGIDVSTTGPAASIGIPSKNTVLMWPQTLGGQKAHYIILDDGTDPAAAVRNVRKLISEEKVDVIVGPNITPTAIAALDAVAEGETPMVALAASAAIVEPQTDAKRRWAFKMPQNDSHMATVLTEYMSNHGVRTVGFIGFADAYGESWWREFSKLAELRKIRVVASERFSRNDTSVTGQVLKLMAANPDAILIAGAGTPSVLPQKTLGERGYKGKVYQTHGIATWDFLRMGGKDVEGTLFPTGPVVVARQLPDSHPVRKVALDFVNRYEAKYGADSVTQFAGDAWGAWMLLDDAARRALRSGAQPGTREFRAALRDALETTTNLTIPNGVMNLNPKDHQGFDQRSRVMGVIRNGKFAYAGDK, translated from the coding sequence ATGCTGAAGCTGCCCCTGCGCCCCCTGCTGCTGGCTGGCGCAATGTTCCTGGCCGGCGCCGCCCATGCCGACATCCGCGTCGGCATCGACGTGTCCACCACCGGGCCGGCCGCCTCGATCGGCATCCCGTCGAAGAACACCGTGCTGATGTGGCCGCAGACGCTGGGCGGCCAGAAGGCGCACTACATCATCCTGGACGACGGCACCGATCCGGCCGCCGCGGTGCGCAACGTGCGCAAGCTGATCTCCGAGGAGAAGGTCGACGTGATCGTCGGCCCCAACATCACGCCCACCGCGATCGCCGCGCTCGACGCCGTGGCCGAGGGCGAGACCCCGATGGTGGCGCTGGCCGCCTCGGCCGCCATCGTCGAGCCGCAGACCGACGCCAAGCGCCGCTGGGCCTTCAAGATGCCGCAGAACGACTCGCACATGGCCACCGTGCTGACCGAGTACATGAGCAACCACGGCGTGCGGACAGTCGGCTTTATCGGCTTTGCCGACGCCTACGGCGAAAGCTGGTGGCGCGAGTTCTCGAAGCTGGCCGAACTGCGCAAGATCCGCGTGGTGGCCAGCGAGCGCTTCTCGCGCAACGACACCTCGGTCACCGGGCAGGTGCTCAAGCTGATGGCGGCCAACCCGGACGCGATCCTGATCGCCGGCGCCGGCACGCCGTCGGTGCTGCCGCAGAAGACGCTGGGCGAGCGCGGCTACAAGGGCAAGGTCTACCAGACCCACGGCATTGCGACCTGGGACTTCCTGCGCATGGGCGGCAAGGATGTCGAGGGCACGCTGTTCCCGACCGGGCCGGTGGTGGTCGCGCGCCAGCTGCCCGACAGCCATCCGGTGCGCAAGGTCGCGCTGGACTTCGTCAATCGTTACGAAGCAAAGTACGGCGCCGACAGCGTGACACAGTTCGCCGGCGATGCCTGGGGCGCGTGGATGCTGCTCGACGACGCCGCCCGCCGCGCGCTCAGGAGCGGCGCCCAGCCCGGCACGCGCGAGTTCCGCGCGGCCCTGCGCGACGCGCTGGAAACCACCACCAATCTCACCATCCCCAATGGCGTGATGAACCTGAACCCGAAGGACCACCAGGGCTTCGACCAGCGTTCGCGCGTGATGGGGGTGATCCGCAACGGCAAGTTTGCCTATGCGGGCGACAAGTAG